One Loxodonta africana isolate mLoxAfr1 chromosome 4, mLoxAfr1.hap2, whole genome shotgun sequence genomic region harbors:
- the LOC100669537 gene encoding olfactory receptor 6C2-like: protein MIDTVKMIYNKISLNMTCRLDRSQESVMTNRTVTTFILLGLTDDPQLQVLIFIFLFLTYMLSVTGNLTIITLILLDSHLKTAMYFFLQNFSFLEISFTSACIPRYLYNIGTGDKLITYSACASQVFFTDLFGVTEFFLLAAMAYDRYVAICKPLHYVTIMNSTVCRRLIFCCWAAGLFIIIPPLILGLNLEFCNLNTIDHFICDASPLLKISCSNTWFMEQTVLICAVLTLIMTLMCVFLSYIYIIKTILGFLSAQQKKKAFSTCSSHMIVASITYGSCIFIYIKPSAKNSVAINKGVTVLTTSIAPMLNPFIYTLRNKQVKQAFNDSMKRIVIFSKK, encoded by the coding sequence ATGATAGATACTGTTAAAATGATCTATAATAAAATATCTCTAAATATGACATGCAGATTGGACAGAAGTCAGGAGTCAGTGATGACAAACCGCACAGTAACGACATTCATCCTgctgggactgacagatgacccacagctgcaggttttgatttttatctttctctttctcacctACATGTTGAGTGTAACTGGGAACCTGACAATCATCACACTCATCTTACTGGATTCTCACCTCAAGACAGCCATGTACTTCTTtctacaaaatttctccttcttagagaTCTCATTCACATCTGCCTGTATTCCCAGATACTTGTACAACATAGGAACAGGTGACAAGCTCATTACCTATAGTGCCTGCGCCAGTCAAGTATTTTTTACTGACCTCTTTGGTGTGACAGAATTTTTCCTCCTGGcagccatggcctatgaccgctatgtggccatctgcaaacccctgcactACGTGACCATCATGAACAGCACAGTCTGCAGAAGACTTATATTTTGCTGTTGGGCGGCTGGTCTGTTTATTATAATCCCCCCACTCATCCTGGGCTTGAATCTGGAATTTTGCAATTTGAATACTATTGATCATTTTATCTGTGATGCATCTCCCCTCCTGAAGATCTCCTGTTCAAATACTTGGTTCATGGAACAGACTGTTTTAATCTGTGCTGTGCTGACTCTCATTATGACACTTATGTGTGTCTTTCTGTCCTACATTTATATCATCAAGACAATTCTAGGATTTCTGTCTGCccagcaaaagaaaaaagccttttctacttgttcttcccacatgattgtgGCTTCTATCACctatggaagctgcatcttcatctACATTAAACCTTCAGCAAAGAATTCAGTGGCCATTAATAAGGGTGTGACAGTGCTCACCACTTCCATCGCCCCCATGCTGAATCCCTTCATTTACACCTTGAGGAACAAGCAAGTAAAACAGGCCTTCAATGACTCAATGAAAAGAAttgtaatattttcaaagaaatag